A genomic window from Gemmatimonadetes bacterium SCN 70-22 includes:
- a CDS encoding cell division protein FtsA, producing the protein MNVERLVAGLDIGSAKTTAIIAEVVGDLPRHPGIKVLGVGQSRTTGLRRGVVADIEETTQSIRKAVSDAEQMAGAKVDACYVGIAGEHVQAMISKGIVAVSGDEITRGDVERANAVARAQAIPPERELLHSIPQEYTVDKNEGIRDPVGMVGTRLETEMYLVTIGSSPALNLRKAVERAGYKPLLLVLEPLASALAVLTEDEKELGVALIEMGAGTTDIAVFHEAKIRHLGTVPFGGNNVTNDIVHGLGVTQADAERLKERYGCAYEPMVDPSEVITLPSTVAQGDRQIPRELLAHIIHQRMDEIYDLVMRDIEAAGYVGKLSAGVVLTGGAATLPGVSELAAEVFGTGVRVGIPSENISGLVDAVEAPRFATAVGLALYAASRVALGAESPSGRKLQLNAPNVDKLAQRVKTWLQDFF; encoded by the coding sequence ATGAACGTCGAACGACTGGTTGCAGGACTCGACATCGGATCCGCCAAGACGACGGCGATCATCGCCGAGGTCGTGGGTGACCTCCCGCGCCACCCCGGCATCAAGGTGCTCGGCGTTGGGCAGTCGCGCACGACCGGGTTGCGACGTGGCGTGGTGGCGGACATCGAGGAGACCACGCAGTCCATCCGCAAGGCAGTGAGCGACGCCGAGCAGATGGCCGGGGCCAAGGTCGACGCCTGCTACGTGGGGATCGCGGGCGAGCACGTCCAGGCGATGATCTCCAAGGGGATCGTGGCCGTGAGTGGCGACGAGATCACCCGGGGTGACGTGGAGCGGGCCAACGCCGTGGCGCGGGCCCAGGCGATTCCTCCCGAGCGCGAACTCCTGCACAGCATCCCGCAGGAGTACACGGTGGACAAGAACGAGGGGATCCGCGATCCGGTCGGGATGGTGGGGACGCGCCTCGAGACCGAGATGTACCTGGTCACGATCGGGAGTTCGCCGGCGCTCAACCTGCGCAAGGCGGTCGAACGCGCGGGCTACAAGCCGCTGCTGCTGGTGCTGGAGCCGCTGGCGTCGGCGCTCGCCGTCCTGACGGAGGACGAGAAGGAGCTGGGGGTCGCCCTCATCGAGATGGGGGCGGGGACGACCGACATCGCCGTCTTCCACGAGGCGAAGATCCGCCACCTCGGGACCGTGCCGTTCGGCGGGAACAACGTGACCAACGACATCGTGCACGGGCTCGGGGTGACGCAGGCCGACGCCGAGCGGCTCAAGGAGCGGTATGGCTGTGCGTACGAGCCGATGGTCGACCCGTCGGAGGTCATCACGCTGCCGAGCACGGTGGCGCAGGGCGATCGGCAGATTCCGCGCGAGTTGCTGGCGCACATCATCCACCAGCGCATGGATGAGATCTACGACCTGGTGATGCGCGACATCGAGGCCGCTGGCTACGTGGGGAAGCTCAGCGCCGGCGTCGTGCTCACGGGAGGGGCGGCGACGCTCCCCGGTGTGAGCGAACTCGCGGCCGAGGTGTTCGGGACCGGGGTACGGGTGGGGATCCCGTCGGAAAATATCAGCGGACTCGTCGATGCGGTGGAGGCGCCGCGCTTTGCGACGGCGGTGGGGCTTGCGCTGTATGCGGCGAGCCGCGTGGCGCTGGGCGCGGAGTCGCCGAGCGGGCGCAAGCTGCAGCTCAATGCACCCAATGTGGACAAGTTGGCGCAGCGCGTGAAGACGTGGTTGCAGGACTTCTTCTAG